The genomic window AGAAGGTCTACGGTGCAGATGACCGGACACTGATCACACTGCTACCCGTCGCGACCCCGACCTCGGCGCACCTTATGGTCTCCGGAACCATCCGGACGCTGGTCGGCGTCGGAGCGGCCGGAGCGCTCCTCCTCTTTGCCGCGATCTCCCTCGCGGAGGCCCGCAGGCACGCTCGCGAGGAGGTAGAGGAGGCCAGGAGGCCCACCACGGGTCGGCACGGCTACACGGGCCCCCAGTCACCGGGTGGCAGACGAGAGAGATCCGGCAGCACCGCGGCCGAAATCCAGCCCGAGGCTCGTCCGAGCGGTATAGACGTCATCCGGACACCGCACGGAGGCGAAGAATCCGACCTCGCTGACACCGGTCCGCGGTCCGTGAGACTGCAGCTGTCGGCGACCGCGGGTGCCAGGGACGCCTGACGTGGACCCGCTATCCCTCGGCCGCGGTTTCGGGGAGAACGACGTCGCCCTGGTCGTCGTCACTTACAACTCGGTCGCGGACGTGGCCGGCCTCATCGCGAGTCTCGACGTCGGTCTCGCCGGGATTGACCGGTCCGAGCTGGTTGTGGTCGATAACGCCTCTTCGGACGGCACCGCGGACGAGGTGGCACGCCTTGCGCCCTGGGCAACGCTCGTCCGGGCTGCGGATAACCGCGGGTTCGCCGCAGGGCTCAACGCCGGGTTCGCCGCAGCGCGACCGGCCCGCGCGGTCCTGGTGCTCAACGCCGACGTCCGGCTGCAGCAGGACTGCGTCGCCCGCATGCTCCGAGGCCTGGGTCGTCCTGGCGTCGGCATCGTCGCGCCGCGCATGCTCGACGCGGACGGGCACCTCTTCCCCTCCCTCCGCCGCGAGCCGACGCTGATTCGAGCCCTGGCGGCCGCTGTCCTTGGAGGACGGCGGGTCGCCCAACTGGCGCCGCTGAGCGAGACGGTCACCGATCCAGGTGCCTACGCCGCTGCGCGGATGGCCGACTGGGCGACGGGAGCGGTCCTGCTCGTGTCGACGACGTGCTGGCGCGACGTCGGAGGCTGGGATGAGTCGTTCTTCCTCTTCTCCGAGGAAGTCGACTTCGCCCTCCGCGCGCGTGACCTCGGCTACCGCACCGCCTTCGAGCCGACGGCGGTGGCAACGCACATCGGCGGGATCACGAACAGTCAGGACCCCATGATGTACGCGCTGTTGACGAGCAACCGAGTACGCCAGTACGCGAAACGACACTCGGCGGTCGCGACGAAGGCGTACTCGGCCGCCCTCCTGCTGCACGAGACACTTCGGGCGCTGCAACGAGGGGAACCGCACTGGAGCGCAAGGGCCGCCGTCGCGGCGGCAAGTGCGGGAGCCGCCGCGCATGAGACGATGGCGGCACTTGGAGCGACCGCTGGACAGCCTGTCCATCCCTCGATCGGTGACCCCGTCCCGAAGCTGTTGCGGAGTGATGAACTGAGTCTCCGCTCACAATCCACCTGAATCGGGAGGACCGGAGCTCGGTCGTTACGGGTCTCCCGTGTCCCACGGATCACTCTTAGTCGTGGTGGCGAGGTCGACGTGCACACCGGCCGGAAGAGGAGCGGTTGGGAGGTCGTCCCACAACGGCCGCCAGCCGACGGTGGCAGATACGAGCGCGGACCGACTGCGGTAGGTCCAGGCGGAGGCCAGCTCGGCGTGCACGGCGCCGCGCCGCACGGCTACCCAAGCGCCAGACAGTATGCCACTGCTTGCGGACGCCGTACGGACCGCAGTCGGCTCGGTGGAGGTCCACCAGGGCGCCGGCGGTGTCGACCGTCCGGCCAATTCCGCCGCGCTGATGGGTGCGGTGGCGCGGGCGCGTAGGGCTCGGGCGAGCGGCTTTCCGCACACGGCGAACACCGGATACATCAGCCCGGTCCCCAAGTCGTCCTGGACGCGGGGATTCTGTCGACTACTGCATGAGTGGGCGGTCCAACTCCGCCTGCGCACAGGATGTCGAGTCGGTTTTGCGCATCTCCTGAGGCGGCGCAACTCGGGGACTCTTCGCAACCACGTCGGGTCACATCACGCGGGCCGACGCCACCTCCGCTGCTGGTCGCTTGGACGAGCGGAGCCACGACCTTGTATGGAGCGAGGTCACGGCTCCGGGACCACCGCCCCCCGCGCGTCGTCGGCGGCAGGGTTGAACAGATAGTTCTCGCTCCAAACACGCCAACCGTGACCGATCTCGCTTGCGGCAAATTGCACCGGCCCGTACGTACCGCCATCGAAGCGGTTGTTCGTAGCGCGCAGGTTGCGGCCATAGGCATGTGCCCCGGGGCTCACCACCAGGTTGTATCCCCGGCCCTGGAAGAGGTTGTCTGCAAGGACGACGTTGTCGATCGGCCCGTCAATGGCCTGGATGAAGAGTGAGCCCGAGTCGTTCCCCGACGCGGTCACGAGGCGATTGCCCCGGAAGGTGACCTGGCGATCGGACCGCCTCGTGGCGGGGAAGTCACGGACGGTTGCAGCCTCGTTGTGCGAGCCCGTGGACTCAGGCTCGCCGTACGCCCGCAGGTTGGTCACGTAGTTGTTGACCGCTACGGCGTCATGTTCGTTGTCCGTGTACCGGAAACAGATGCCTGACCCGACGTCATGAATGAAGTTTCGCTCGAGGACACCGACCCCATGGAACCCGCACGCTCCTGCGATGTCTTTCCGGGACACCATCGACCCGTCAATCTCTGAGTCGCGAATCCACACCTGCGCTGCGGAGGGTCCACAGCAGGTGTTGTAGTCGGTGTTCGTGACCACTGGCTCCCAGCCCGAGAAGCCCGAATCAGCCGTTGGTCTTATGCACGACCGCTCAACGGTGACGTCGCCAAGGTGCAGGTCCAGTCGCGTGACGATGCGCACGTCGCTGATGACCGTGCCAGGCGGCGGCGTCGACGATCCTGTGTACACCGGCAGGGAGTCGCAGGACAGCCCGTGCGGAGCCAAGCCAACGCTTGTCTCGTCGACCTGCCAACCAGTCATCCCCACAGTGATCGAAGGAGCTGCTTCCGCCCCTGCGGGGGGCTCAGACGGTGCAAAGCTCTGCGCCGTCAGCCACAGAGCCAAGCCGACGCTGCCACCCAAGGCCGCAGCAAACACAAGACCCAGTGGTCGGCGATGCGTCCACATGGTGACGGGTCCTCTCCTTCCAACCTCACAGCGGTTGCCGGGGCCACCAGGCGATCTCCGTGGGGGCCGAGGTCCGTCGTCCGTCTTCCGTGTGCTTCCCCTCGAGCTGGAGAAGGCTCGTGTAGGCAGTCACCACGTTCTCCCGCTCGTGAGCCGGCGAGTACTCACGTGTGATGAAGGCAGCTGCAGCGCGTCCCCGTTCACCACACCACCCCGGTGCAGCCGCCTCCTGCATCACAATGTGTTCGACCGCGCGGGCAAAGCCCAGCAGGTCTCCCGAATCGACCGTGGTGCTGAAGTCCGGGTCGAAGAGCTCACGTCCGCCGTAGCCGTGGTTCCCCACGACGTAGGCGCCGCAGGCCATGGCCTCGGCAGCCGGTAGCCCGAACCCCTCCCGCCCAGTGAACGCCATGAAGACCATGGTTCGCCGCAACGCCTCGGCCACCTCCGTGGTGGTCAGCCCGTGCAGCGGCAGGACCTCCCAGCCGTCGAGTACCCCCCGCGAGCGGAGCAGGCGCAGAACCGCTGAGGCATCATCGCCAGCCCGGCGCGGCATGTAGCTCATGCGCCGCGGACGGGGATCGCTTGCCCCGTCCGGCAGCCGAAACACCGCCGGCTCGATGCTGTGGCGCACCCTCTGCACCGCCACATCGGGGAAGGCGTACTTGAGGAGCTCTTCGTCGTAGCGCGACACACACACCAGACCGAACAGGTCCGGGCTGTCCGCCAGATGGTGTCCGACGGCATCGCCATCCTGGCTCCAAGTCATGTGCGCCCCTTGGTTGAAGACCACGTGTCGCACTCCATCAAGCGCCTTCAGCAGCGGGGAGACGTAGATCTCCGGAATCACGAGAGTGTCCGACGGCGAAACGGCCGTCGCACGCACGTCCGTGACGACGGTGTCGTTGGGGAACCAGCGGCAATGGAAGCCCGGCCGTTGGTGCAGGACCGCTGCGGGCAAGCCGGCGGCGTTCAACAGATCGACGTGGCGATACATCGCGCGTACGCCGCCGGACGGTTCAACACTGTCCGGGGTCAGGAAGTAGACCGTCGCAGTGGACCGGGACCTAGATGTCCGCCGAAAGATGGGCGGACGTGACCGCAAATAGCGCACAGCCCGACGCCCCAAGGCGGAGTAGGAGGCGCGGGTCACGAGCGGCGCATCCCGGTGTGTGCAGCAGCACCGCCGAGGCGAGATGACGACCGCTCGGTGACCGCACGCAGAAGTTCCGCATGGGCCTGCACGCAGCGCTGAGGGTCGAACCGGGCGATAGACTCAGCGCGGAGTTGACCGCGAGCCTCTGCCCACCGGTCCCGCTCGGCCATCACTTGCGCCATGGCACAGCTCAACTCTGCCTCGTTGTGTTGCCTTGCATAGCGGAGGTCGCTCATGCGCTCCCAGCTGACGTCCTCGGCGCGGCCAGCCGGATTGGCGACGAGATGTCCCCGCCTGCCATCCTCGCCGAGTTGTTCACGCCCTCCACCGACGTCCGACATGACCACGGGAAGTCCGGCGTAGAGAGCCTCCATGGACGCCAGGGACCATCCCTCGAAGAACGAGTCGAGCACGAAGGCGTCTGCCGCGGCGAGGACGACTGCAGGTCGGGGACAGTGATCGCGGAGGTGCACCTGCCGCCTGTGCGCGGACCGGTCACGTAGACTTACGACCTGCTCCGCGTAGGCTCGGTCGTCCGGCCTACCGGCCACCAGCAGATGCGCCTCGGGATGAGCCTTCGCAACCTCCAAGAACACTCGGACAAGCGCATACGCATTCTTCTGCATGGAGAAGCGGCCCAGCGACACCCAGAGAAACTCCCGGTCGAGGCCCAGTGTGGCGCGTGCCAACTCCCGGTCCACTGGACGGTGTTGCCGGTCGTCGACCGCGTTGGGGATAGTGACAACCGAGGCCGAGTCCATGACGGGGTTCCCTCGGAGGTACTGACTTTTAATTAGTTCTGACACGGTAACGACGGCCGCTATCCGGTGTCCACGCTGACGCTCAGCCGCCCAATCGGTACGGAAGAGGTCGTGCATGCCATGCAGGGTGTCGACGTACGGAACGTCCAAGTCGTTCGCTAGATCCAGGACCCACGGCGCCGCGCCATGTCCGGACACGACATCGGGCTGCCAGCGGCGCACGCCCTCGCGGACTTCCGCACAGCTGGCATCCAGGACGAGGATCCCCTCCGCGGAGAGGGCACGGGCAAGTCGGCCGGCCTGAGAACCCGAGGGTGAAGCGTGCAGAACCGCCACCTCGACCCCTTCTGCAGGGAGCCGCCTGGCGAGGAAGGCGACGACCTCCTCCATACCGCCAACGTCCAGAGACCCCGCCGCCAGCAGGCAGCGCACGGCGGGGCGGCGATGAGTGCCTCGTTCGCTTCTACCCCAATTGCCCGGGTCGGTGGGGGGATGAAGAGGATACGAGTGCCACACGTGATCCGCCTCGCGGCCAGAGGCCGGGGAGGGATGGCCCAACAGAGGAGCGCTCCAATCGACATCGACGACGACTGGCGGCTGTACTCCGATCAGACGACGGAAGTACGGCGCGACACAAACTCGCACAGCCCGCGGCATCGGCGGGCGATGGCGCTGCAGAAAGAGAAGCGAACGCTGGACTCGGGTCCTCATCAGACCCCCACGATGCGGTTTCGATGCCATGCGAACCGCCCCTCGAGGTCCCTGACCCGCTCGCGCGCACGGAAGGCCAGCATCTTGCGAGCTCGGTCGCGCCCGACCGCTTCGCGGCGCGTCAGCGCTCGCCACCACCGGGTCTCGGCCACGCCGGGGAACACAGACAGAGCGAACTCACGGTAGGCGGGTGAGTTGTCGACCCCGTCCGGGCTGGACATGTACTCCCAGACAGCGAGCCACAGTGCCTTTCGCGCCAACGCTCGATAGGCGATCTGGCGAAGCCTCTCGAGGTTCTCTTCATCACTCCCCACATCCGCACTCAACGCGGCGTCAAAGGCCTTACGAGTCTCGTGCAGATTGGCAAGCGCGCTCGCGTACTGAGTTCGACTCATGTTGGAACCATGCAACCGGTAGTACAATTGATCAACCCCGCCCAGCCTTCCCACGTCTGCGACCTGCGCCGCCCGCAGCCACCATTCATGATCGCCACTGTGGGGCAGATCCTCACGATATCCGCCCACTCGGTCAAGAAGACTGCGGCGAAAGACCGCGTCGCTCGAGCGAATGACGTTGGTGGCGCGACGGCAGTTGTCCTCGAGCCAGT from Geodermatophilus normandii includes these protein-coding regions:
- a CDS encoding glycosyltransferase family 2 protein, which gives rise to MDPLSLGRGFGENDVALVVVTYNSVADVAGLIASLDVGLAGIDRSELVVVDNASSDGTADEVARLAPWATLVRAADNRGFAAGLNAGFAAARPARAVLVLNADVRLQQDCVARMLRGLGRPGVGIVAPRMLDADGHLFPSLRREPTLIRALAAAVLGGRRVAQLAPLSETVTDPGAYAAARMADWATGAVLLVSTTCWRDVGGWDESFFLFSEEVDFALRARDLGYRTAFEPTAVATHIGGITNSQDPMMYALLTSNRVRQYAKRHSAVATKAYSAALLLHETLRALQRGEPHWSARAAVAAASAGAAAHETMAALGATAGQPVHPSIGDPVPKLLRSDELSLRSQST
- a CDS encoding glycosyltransferase family 4 protein encodes the protein MEEVVAFLARRLPAEGVEVAVLHASPSGSQAGRLARALSAEGILVLDASCAEVREGVRRWQPDVVSGHGAAPWVLDLANDLDVPYVDTLHGMHDLFRTDWAAERQRGHRIAAVVTVSELIKSQYLRGNPVMDSASVVTIPNAVDDRQHRPVDRELARATLGLDREFLWVSLGRFSMQKNAYALVRVFLEVAKAHPEAHLLVAGRPDDRAYAEQVVSLRDRSAHRRQVHLRDHCPRPAVVLAAADAFVLDSFFEGWSLASMEALYAGLPVVMSDVGGGREQLGEDGRRGHLVANPAGRAEDVSWERMSDLRYARQHNEAELSCAMAQVMAERDRWAEARGQLRAESIARFDPQRCVQAHAELLRAVTERSSSRLGGAAAHTGMRRS
- a CDS encoding glycosyltransferase; this encodes MYRHVDLLNAAGLPAAVLHQRPGFHCRWFPNDTVVTDVRATAVSPSDTLVIPEIYVSPLLKALDGVRHVVFNQGAHMTWSQDGDAVGHHLADSPDLFGLVCVSRYDEELLKYAFPDVAVQRVRHSIEPAVFRLPDGASDPRPRRMSYMPRRAGDDASAVLRLLRSRGVLDGWEVLPLHGLTTTEVAEALRRTMVFMAFTGREGFGLPAAEAMACGAYVVGNHGYGGRELFDPDFSTTVDSGDLLGFARAVEHIVMQEAAAPGWCGERGRAAAAFITREYSPAHERENVVTAYTSLLQLEGKHTEDGRRTSAPTEIAWWPRQPL